The proteins below come from a single Aegilops tauschii subsp. strangulata cultivar AL8/78 chromosome 6, Aet v6.0, whole genome shotgun sequence genomic window:
- the LOC123494378 gene encoding receptor-like protein 39, translated as MYVFAHLPSSIYAYAAEKKYMCSSRLLLSPEKSPAAMPTHITSLFTFGFLAEILLLVHCSHALSANSSASQQVPARCRRDQAAALLTVKRSFSFTDKDDYFMAAATIALSSWTEGTDCCRWEGVGCDNVTGRVTALDLPERNLYISGLHPSLFRLTSLQYLNLASNTFTSSQLQVSGFQSLTQLTYLNLSGCNFDFQVPVDIFRLTNLVTLDLGRNGWELRPSTIVASDLGKLKELHLEQVNITGTAPEFFKALANHFPLLQILRLNRCPLSGPLHPSLSRLHSLSVIDLGYNSLTGPLPDLFTHSNFPSLRELVLADNRFEPSAFPLGITGLKNLMILDLESTNLVGAIPTSIGSLMSLTELHIGWNSFSGRLPSALSNLTNLIILDCQHSGLSGQIPWLTSLTRLESVSLANNNFTGKLVLLKRLQLAKSSTYQVCYIVFWIDARRGDRCGPVESSHFPRHITLLSNIRPSYPVFIVVVLFSWGVTSYCKLRNKSELTRSLATSFMTKQFSSTGMVPLDGHMYPYLRKMDLSNNLLSGTVLSSLFTQPTLQTLYLQMNRLSGAIEEFQNPSAKLTDIDLSSNQLTGAVPTSFSYLTALHTLQLDNNNFTTVDLNPFLRLRNLTMISASYNPLLSASGDGSKIDASNNSITSLNLAYCNLTRLPLVIRYLPELQHLDLSSNQIHGEIPDWIWRNMSYLDLSNNHFTTVGQRLQYVNIRIIDLSFNMLGGAVPFPFDVYDLDYSNNKFSSIPPSSFLRQFEVAYSVNLANNELSGPIPYSECRKHHPLQILDLSGNNLSGLVPPYLLKGCNDLVVLNLRGNRLDGAWPDEIDESCNLKLVDLHGNHIQGRLPRTLARCQYLLALDIGGNRFVDSFPVWLGQLQELQLLVLRYNNFHGPVSIPPLVEKNSSARYFASVQIIDLAGNGFSGDLPPYLFKSFRSMVLDSNGIAEYDYNVYARAGRSDYQVVIDVAMKQQYMRVAKVPADLMVVDLSCNRFSGFIPRSIGNLTYLHVVNLSHNAFRGKIPRELGQLSRIESLDLSWNRLVGEIPQELAMLTTLEWLNLSYNDLGGRIPSGSQFSTFTSSSFQGGNRGLYGCPLLVKCNLTFVTSLSSSLPPPVQEGSPFDDIMLWLFVGVGFGVGFALTIVLLVVYGCWCKKMVLRR; from the exons ATGTACGTTTTTGCACACCTGCCATCTTCTATATATGCATATGCAGCAGAGAAGAAGTATATGTGCTCATCTCGTCTTCTCTTGAGTCCAGAAAAATCGCCAGCGGCAATGCCTACTCATATCACCTCACTGTTCACCTTCGGTTTCCTTGCAGAAATCCTGCTACTAGTGCATTGCTCACACGCCCTTTCAGCAAACAGCAGTGCCTCGCAGCAGGTCCCTGCACGCTGCCGTAGGGACCAGGCGGCCGCGCTTCTCACCGTGAAGCGTTCCTTCTCCTTCACCGACAAAGACGACTACTTCATGGCAGCCGCCACCATAGCATTGTCTTCGTGGACAGAGGGCACAGACTGCTGCCGCTGGGAGGGCGTTGGCTGCGACAATGTTACCGGGAGGGTAACCGCACTCGACCTCCCGGAGCGGAACCTGTATATCAGCGGACTTCACCCTTCCCTCTTCAGGCTTACCTCTCTCCAATACCTCAACCTTGCCTCCAACACGTTTACCAGCTCCCAGCTTCAGGTTTCTGGTTTCCAGAGCTTGACACAATTGACCTATCTCAACCTGTCAGGTTGCAACTTTGATTTTCAGGTCCCAGTCGATATCTTTCGGCTCACCAACCTGGTCACCCTCGACCTTGGACGCAACGGATGGGAGCTCCGTCCGTCGACCATAGTAGCCAGCGACCTTGGCAAGCTGAAGGAGCTCCATCTAGAGCAAGTTAATATCACCGGCACAGCACCGGAGTTCTTCAAGGCACTTGCCAACCACTTCCCCCTTCTTCAGATCCTTCGCCTAAACAGATGTCCCCTTTCTGGTCCACTCCACCCATCCTTATCAAGACTTCACTCCTTATCGGTGATTGATCTTGGTTATAACTCTTTAACTGGTCCTCTGCCTGATTTGTTCACTCATTCCAATTTCCCTTCGTTGCGAGAACTTGTGCTCGCTGATAACAGATTTGAGCCTAGTGCGTTCCCTCTTGGGATCACTGGGCTAAAGAATCTTATGATTCTCGACCTTGAAAGCACAAACCTCGTTGGGGCCATCCCTACCTCCATCGGGAGCCTCATGTCACTGACTGAATTACACATCGGTTGGAACAGCTTCTCCGGCAGGCTACCTTCGGCCCTCAGCAATCTGACAAACTTGATCATACTGGACTGTCAGCATTCCGGTTTGTCTGGGCAGATTCCATGGCTTACAAGCTTGACACGACTTGAAAGCGTATCGCTCGCCAACAACAACTTCACAGGTAAGTTGGTACTATTGAAAAGATTGCAGCTTGCTAAATCATCTACCTATCAAGTCTGTTATATCGTTTTCTGGATAGATGCAAGGAGGGGGGATCGATGTGGGCCAGTTGAATCCTCCCATTTTCCTAGGCACATCACATTGCTATCAAATATT AGGCCAAGCTACCCTGTTTTCATTGTTGTCGTCTTATTTTCCTGGGGCGTGACAAGTTACTGCAAATTAAGAAATAAATCTGAACTTACACGGTCCTTGGCTACCAGTTTTATGACTAAACAATTTTCTTCTACAGGGATGGTTCCTCTTGACGGACATATGTACCCATATCTCAGAAAGATGGATTTAAGCAATAATTTACTCTCGGGGACAGTTTTGTCATCCTTGTTCACTCAGCCAACATTGCAGACATTGTACCTCCAAATGAACCGACTCTCTGGTGCTATTGAGGAATTCCAGAATCCATCAGCTAAGCTAACTGACATTGACTTGAGCAGCAATCAGCTGACAGGTGCAGTTCCAACTTCCTTTTCCTATCTCACTGCTCTTCATACCCTGCAACTTGACAACAACAATTTCACCACCGTGGATCTAAACCCGTTCTTGAGGCTAAGGAACCTTACAATGATATCAGCATCCTATAATCCCTTGTTATCTGCTTCCGGGGATGGTAGTAAAATTGATGCTAGTAACAACAGTATTACTAGCTTGAATCTAGCATACTGCAACCTAACAAGGTTGCCCCTTGTCATTAGATATCTACCTGAACTACAACATTTGGATCTCTCTTCCAATCAAATTCATGGGGAGATACCTGACTGGATTTGGAGAAACATGAGCTACTTAGACCTCTCTAACAACCACTTCACCACCGTGGGTCAGCGCCTGCAGTATGTTAATATAAGGATCATCGATCTTAGCTTCAATATGCTTGGTGGCGCCGTGCCTTTCCCTTTTGACGTGTACGATCTTGACTACTCCAACAACAAATTCTCTTCCATCCCTCCAAGCAGTTTCCTCCGACAATTTGAGGTCGCCTACTCCGTCAACCTTGCGAACAATGAACTGAGTGGGCCTATCCCTTACTCAGAATGTCGTAAGCACCATCCTCTCCAAATACTCGACCTGTCTGGCAATAATCTCAGTGGGTTGGTGCCACCTTATTTGCTGAAAGGTTGCAATGACCTCGTTGTGTTGAACTTGAGGGGAAATCGCCTTGACGGAGCATGGCCTGACGAGATCGACGAATCATGTAACCTGAAGCTGGTAGATTTACATGGGAACCACATCCAGGGGCGCCTGCCGAGAACATTGGCTCGATGCCAATACTTGCTAGCTCTTGACATTGGAGGGAACCGTTTCGTGGACTCTTTCCCTGTATGGCTAGGTCAGCTACAGGAGCTTCAGCTACTTGTGTTGAGATACAACAATTTTCATGGCCCGGTGAGCATCCCCCCTCTTGTGGAGAAGAACTCAAGCGCCCGTTACTTCGCCAGTGTACAAATCATTGACCTTGCAGGAAACGGCTTCAGCGGCGATCTACCACCATATTTATTCAAGAGTTTCAGGTCCATGGTTTTGGACTCAAATGGAATCGCGGAATATGATTATAACGTGTATGCGCGAGCTGGAAGATCGGATTATCAGGTTGTGATCGATGTGGCCATGAAACAACAATACATGAGGGTGGCAAAAGTCCCAGCTGACCTGATGGTGGTTGACCTGTCGTGCAACCGATTCAGTGGTTTCATCCCACGGTCAATCGGCAACCTCACGTACCTTCACGTGGTAAACTTGTCTCACAATGCTTTCAGAGGCAAGATCCCACGCGAGCTCGGCCAGTTGTCCCGGATTGAGTCACTGGACCTCTCCTGGAACCGTCTCGTGGGGGAGATCCCACAGGAGCTGGCCATGTTGACCACACTTGAGTGGCTCAACCTCTCCTACAATGATCTCGGTGGGAGGATACCTTCAGGCAGCCAGTTTTCCACATTCACCAGCAGCTCGTTCCAGGGCGGAAACAGAGGGTTGTACGGGTGCCCACTTCTTGTGAAATGTAACCTTACATTCGTGACTTCGCTATCTTCGTCGCTGCCACCTCCTGTGCAAGAAGGATCGCCATTTGATGATATCATGTTATGGCTTTTTGTTGGTGTAGGCTTTGGAGTTGGATTTGCATTGACAATTGTACTACTGGTAGTCTACGGTTGCTGGTGCAAGAAAATGGTTTTGAGGCGCTAG